The Streptomyces sp. NBC_00335 DNA window GGGTGCGGGGAGCACTCGGTCGTGAGGAATGGTGTGGTGATGACTGCGGATCCGTTGGCGTTCGACCTGATCACGATGGGGCGGATCGGGGTGGATCTCTACCCCTTGAAGACGGGCGTACCGCTCGGAGAAGCGGACACCTTCGGGAAGTTCCTGGGAGGTTCCCCCACCAACGTCGCCGTCGCGGCGGCCCGGCTGGGCCGGCGGACGGCGGTGATCACCCGGACCGGCGCGGACCCCTTCGGCGCGTATCTCCGGGCGGAGCTGCGCGGGTTCGGGGTGGACGACCGGTGGGCCGGGGAGGTGGCGGCCTATCCGACGCCGGTGACCTTCTGCGAGATCTTCCCGCCCGACGATTTCCCGCTGTACTTCTACCGGTACCCGAAGGCGCCCGACCTGGAGATCGCCGCGGACGAGCTCGACCTCGACGCGGTGCGGGCGGCGCGGGTGTTCTGGATGACCGGTACGGGGCTCAGCGCGGAGCCGAGCCGGACGGCCACCCTGGCCGCGCTGGAGGCACGCGGCAGGAGCCCGCTCACGGTGTTCGACCTGGACTGGCGGCCCATGCTGTGGCCCTCCGGGGAGGGGGGCGGGGCCGAGGGGCCCGGGGACCCGTACCGCCGGGCGCTGTCCCTCGCCACGGTGGCCGTGGGCAACGCCGAGGAGTGCGCGATCGCCACCGGCGAGACCGAGCCGTACGCGGCGGCGCGGGCACTGCTCGGCGCCGGGGTGGAGCTGGCGGTCGTGAAACGGGGCCCGGAGGGCGTGCTGGCCGTCCACCGCGACGGGACGGTGGTGGAGGCCGCGCCGGTGCCGGTGGCCGTCGTCAACGGGCTGGGCGCGGGCGATGCCTTCGGCGGGGCGCTGTGCCACGGGCTGCTCGCCGGATGGGAGTTGGATCGGGTCATCCGCTACGCGAACGCGGCCGGGGCCATCGTGGCCTCGCGGCTGGCGTGTTCGACGGCGATGCCGTTCGGAGAGGAAGTCGAGGAGGTGCTGGACCGTGCCGGTGGTGTCTGAGTGGGCGATGGACTGGACGAGGCTGCTCGTGCTCGATCTCGCGCCGGGGGAGACGTACGCGCACGCGTGCGGGGAGTCGGAGTGGATCGTCCTCCCGCTGGAGGGCGGCTGCGAGGTCCGCTGCGCGGAGCCGTTCCCCCACCCCGCCCCTTCCCGAAACCGGGGCTCCGCCCCGGACCCCGCGC harbors:
- the iolC gene encoding 5-dehydro-2-deoxygluconokinase; amino-acid sequence: MTADPLAFDLITMGRIGVDLYPLKTGVPLGEADTFGKFLGGSPTNVAVAAARLGRRTAVITRTGADPFGAYLRAELRGFGVDDRWAGEVAAYPTPVTFCEIFPPDDFPLYFYRYPKAPDLEIAADELDLDAVRAARVFWMTGTGLSAEPSRTATLAALEARGRSPLTVFDLDWRPMLWPSGEGGGAEGPGDPYRRALSLATVAVGNAEECAIATGETEPYAAARALLGAGVELAVVKRGPEGVLAVHRDGTVVEAAPVPVAVVNGLGAGDAFGGALCHGLLAGWELDRVIRYANAAGAIVASRLACSTAMPFGEEVEEVLDRAGGV